One part of the Gadus macrocephalus chromosome 8, ASM3116895v1 genome encodes these proteins:
- the LOC132463535 gene encoding homeobox protein engrailed-1-B-like, with translation MEENDVRNLERNEECEEESDGDLRPLRQAPGHQPPFTITNFYIDNILRPEFGRRRKCWTFNTEGNRIGVLRQEHLSGKGSKSGTLQQPDRGSKDGRQCSGNSCPDKGDQRAVGAPLDLAPGDSGDHSPDHSPSSDCAPRDAPGDREDHSPSSDSDSSSQAGSVSSSKPMLWPAWVYCTRYSDRPSSGPRSRKPKNTATPSKDDKRPRTAFTAEQLQRLKTEFQTNRYLTEQRRQSLAGELGLNESQIKIWFQNKRAKIKKASGNKNSLGAQLMAQGLYNHASASREDKSDSD, from the exons ATGGAAGAAAATGATGTTCGCAACCTAGAGCGCAATGAAGAGTGTGAAGAGGAGTCAGACGGAGACCTACGGCCTCTCCGCCAGGCACCTGGCCACCAGCCGCCCTTCACGATCACCAACTTCTACATAGACAACATATTGAGACCCGAATTTGGACGTAGAAGGAAATGTTGGACTTTCAACACAGAGGGAAATAGAATTGGAGTACTAAGACAGGAACATCTCAGTGGAAAGGGGTCGAAAAGTGGCACCCTACAGCAACCTGACCGAGGGAGTAAGGATGGGAGACAATGTTCGGGGAACTCGTGCCCCGACAAAGGCGACCAGAGAGCGGTCGGCGCGCCTCTGGACCTGGCCCCGGGGGACAGTGGGGACCACAGCCCAGACCACAGCCCCAGCTCGGACTGCGCGCCCCGGGACGCCCCGGGAGACCGCGAAGACCACAGCCCCAGCTCGGACTCCGACAGCAGCTCCCAGGCCGGCTCCGTGTCCTCGTCCAAACCCATGCTGTGGCCCGCCTGGGTTTATTGTACCCGATATTCAGATCGTCCTTCATCAG GGCCCAGATCACGGAAACCAAAGAACACGGCGACGCCGAGCAAGGACGACAAGCGGCCCAGGACGGCCTTCACGGCAGAGCAGCTGCAGAGGCTGAAGACGGAGTTCCAGACCAACAGATACCTGACCGAGCAGAGGAGGCAGAGTCTGGCCGGAGAACTTGGACTGAACGAATCCCAGATTAAAATCTGGTTTCAAAACAAAAGGGCAAAAATAAAGAAGGCCTCCGGGAATAAGAACTCGCTGGGCGCTCAGCTGATGGCGCAGGGACTTTATAACCACGCCTCGGCCTCCAGGGAGGACAAGTCGGACAGCGACTAG